In one Saccharibacillus brassicae genomic region, the following are encoded:
- a CDS encoding LysR family transcriptional regulator: MELRQLQYALMIAAERNFSRAAEKLHIAQPSLSQQLSKLEKELGVLLFQRNTSTVQLTHAGREFMKRAQRIVDEMDLLRVEMEDISQLRKGRITVGSMPTTGSHLLPHVLPAFRDGYPGIDVTLLEDTSQNLERLTAGGKTDISLLSLPLGEPTLDYEWIADEPIDLAVPPNHPLALRSEAFPAAGITMRELEHEPFIILKQGQGFRKMVLDLCREAGYEPQVVFESSNMETLQSLVAAGMGVTLVPRFVSRSRRSELLPVYVPLADPVPYRTLVIAYRKGRSLSKAAEAFIGTLRSTMQRLERS, translated from the coding sequence ATGGAATTGAGACAGCTTCAATACGCGCTCATGATCGCCGCCGAGCGCAATTTTTCGCGGGCGGCCGAGAAGCTGCATATCGCCCAGCCTTCGCTCAGCCAGCAGCTCTCCAAACTGGAAAAGGAACTCGGCGTGCTGCTGTTCCAGCGCAACACGAGCACGGTCCAGCTAACGCACGCGGGACGCGAGTTCATGAAGCGCGCGCAGCGGATCGTCGACGAAATGGATCTGCTGCGGGTCGAGATGGAAGACATTTCGCAGCTGCGCAAAGGGCGGATCACCGTCGGCAGCATGCCGACGACCGGCTCCCACCTGCTTCCGCACGTGCTGCCGGCGTTTCGGGATGGCTACCCCGGTATCGACGTGACGCTGCTCGAAGACACGTCGCAAAATCTGGAACGGCTGACCGCGGGCGGCAAAACGGACATCAGTCTGCTGTCGCTGCCGCTTGGCGAACCGACGCTCGACTATGAATGGATTGCCGACGAACCGATCGACCTGGCCGTTCCTCCGAACCATCCGCTCGCGCTGCGCTCCGAAGCTTTTCCCGCCGCGGGCATTACGATGCGCGAGCTGGAGCACGAACCGTTTATCATTTTGAAGCAGGGGCAAGGGTTTCGCAAAATGGTGCTCGATCTGTGCCGCGAAGCCGGCTACGAGCCGCAGGTCGTGTTCGAGAGCAGCAATATGGAGACGCTGCAATCGCTCGTCGCCGCCGGCATGGGCGTCACGCTCGTGCCGCGGTTCGTCTCCCGGTCGAGGCGCAGCGAGCTGCTGCCGGTCTACGTCCCGCTCGCCGACCCGGTGCCTTACCGCACGCTCGTCATCGCTTACCGCAAAGGCCGTTCGCTGTCCAAAGCGGCCGAAGCGTTTATCGGCACGCTGCGCAGCACGATGCAGCGGCTCGAACGTTCCTGA
- the proC gene encoding pyrroline-5-carboxylate reductase, producing the protein MTQTRMLIEDRVCFFGAGSMAEAVARGLIARAVIAPEQITFLNRSDQSKLDRLRQRYGTNGTQDPAEKEQVLRTFPVVILAMKPKDAAEALRQLGTLVGPRTLIVSMIAGLSIDTLRRLLNRPEQPVVRTMPNTSSSIGLGVTGVSFSDGLSEAQRRTARLLFEAVGVVVETEEDKIDALTGISGSGPAYVYYLMEALIEAAELGGLTPEQAREMTVQTVLGAAQMVRQTGEEPAELRRKVTSPNGATQAAIAKLDESDFHGALIRAAQRCSERSAEMGRELESQLPNAESN; encoded by the coding sequence ATGACCCAGACCCGCATGCTGATCGAAGACCGCGTTTGCTTTTTCGGGGCCGGTTCGATGGCGGAAGCCGTCGCCCGGGGGCTGATCGCCCGCGCGGTAATCGCGCCCGAACAGATCACGTTCCTGAACCGGAGCGACCAATCGAAGCTGGACCGGCTTCGCCAGCGCTACGGCACGAACGGCACGCAGGACCCGGCCGAGAAAGAGCAGGTGCTGCGCACCTTCCCGGTCGTGATCCTCGCGATGAAGCCCAAAGACGCCGCCGAAGCGCTGCGGCAGCTCGGGACGCTGGTCGGCCCGCGTACGCTGATCGTGTCCATGATCGCCGGCTTGTCGATCGACACGCTGCGCCGCCTGCTGAACCGCCCGGAGCAGCCCGTCGTCCGCACGATGCCCAATACGTCGAGTTCGATCGGCCTGGGCGTGACGGGCGTCAGCTTCTCGGACGGATTGTCCGAAGCGCAGCGCCGCACCGCCCGCCTGCTGTTCGAAGCGGTCGGCGTCGTCGTCGAGACCGAAGAAGACAAGATCGACGCCCTGACCGGCATCTCCGGCAGCGGTCCGGCCTACGTCTACTACCTGATGGAGGCGCTGATCGAAGCGGCCGAGCTCGGCGGGCTCACGCCCGAACAAGCGCGCGAGATGACGGTCCAGACCGTGCTCGGCGCCGCCCAAATGGTACGCCAGACCGGCGAAGAACCGGCCGAACTGCGCCGCAAGGTCACTTCGCCGAACGGCGCGACCCAGGCGGCGATCGCCAAGCTTGACGAAAGCGATTTTCACGGCGCCCTGATCCGGGCCGCTCAGCGCTGCTCGGAGCGCTCGGCCGAAATGGGCCGGGAGCTGGAGAGCCAACTGCCGAACGCGGAGTCGAACTGA
- a CDS encoding glutamate-5-semialdehyde dehydrogenase yields MNQSPIEQNGQTANSTAAGGAVQSEVRAKAILAGSAARRMASLSTDEKNAALLAMADALNAEAASLIEANREDLERGRANGTSESLLDRLMLSEARIASIADALKLVADLPDPTGKVLETIERPNGLRIEKVSVPLGVIGIVYEARPNVTVDAAALCLKTGNAVVLRGGSAALSTNRRIAEVLRAALAGTALPPEALQVIEDASRSSVDEMLKLNGLLDVIIPRGGRSLIDNVVRNATVPVIETGAGVCHTYLDASANAEMAAEIAINAKVQRPSVCNSMETLIVHADFAQRGLRALADELLRLKVELRGDERTRALLPEAKPASDEEYGTEYNDYILNIKIVDGLDEAVAHISRFGTKHSECIVTEDEVNAVRFLNEVDAAAVYHNASTRFTDGFEFGFGAEIGISTQKLHARGPMGLPALTSSKYRIYGTGQIRP; encoded by the coding sequence ATGAATCAATCACCGATCGAACAAAACGGACAAACGGCCAATTCCACGGCCGCAGGCGGCGCGGTGCAGAGCGAAGTGCGCGCCAAAGCGATCCTGGCCGGCTCCGCCGCGCGCCGGATGGCTTCGCTGTCCACCGACGAGAAAAACGCGGCCCTGCTCGCGATGGCCGACGCATTGAACGCGGAAGCGGCTTCGCTGATCGAAGCGAACCGCGAAGACCTGGAGCGCGGACGCGCAAACGGCACGAGCGAATCGCTGCTCGACCGGCTCATGCTGAGCGAAGCGCGGATCGCGTCGATCGCCGACGCGCTCAAGCTCGTCGCGGATCTGCCGGACCCGACAGGCAAAGTGCTGGAGACGATCGAGCGCCCGAACGGGCTGCGGATCGAGAAAGTCAGCGTGCCGCTCGGCGTTATCGGCATTGTGTACGAAGCGCGCCCGAACGTCACGGTCGATGCGGCGGCGCTCTGCCTGAAGACCGGCAACGCGGTCGTGCTGCGCGGCGGTTCGGCCGCCTTGTCCACCAACCGGCGTATTGCCGAAGTGCTGCGCGCGGCACTGGCCGGCACGGCGCTGCCGCCCGAAGCGCTTCAGGTGATCGAAGACGCGTCGCGTTCTTCGGTCGACGAGATGCTGAAGCTGAACGGGCTGCTCGACGTCATCATCCCGCGCGGAGGCCGTTCCCTGATCGACAACGTCGTGCGCAATGCGACGGTGCCGGTCATCGAGACGGGCGCCGGCGTCTGCCATACGTATCTCGACGCTTCGGCGAACGCCGAAATGGCCGCCGAGATCGCGATCAATGCCAAAGTGCAGCGCCCTTCGGTCTGCAATTCGATGGAGACGCTGATCGTCCATGCGGACTTCGCGCAGCGCGGACTGCGCGCGCTTGCGGACGAGCTGCTGCGGCTCAAGGTCGAACTGCGCGGCGACGAGCGGACCCGCGCCCTGCTGCCGGAAGCGAAGCCCGCTTCCGACGAAGAATACGGTACGGAATATAACGACTATATTCTGAATATCAAAATCGTGGACGGCCTGGACGAAGCGGTCGCCCATATCTCCCGCTTCGGCACGAAGCACTCCGAGTGCATCGTGACGGAAGACGAAGTCAACGCCGTCCGCTTCCTGAACGAAGTGGACGCGGCTGCCGTGTACCACAATGCGTCCACCCGGTTCACCGACGGCTTCGAATTCGGCTTCGGCGCCGAGATCGGGATCAGCACGCAAAAGCTGCACGCCCGCGGACCGATGGGACTCCCGGCGCTGACTTCGTCCAAATACCGGATCTACGGCACCGGTCAGATTCGCCCGTAA
- the proB gene encoding glutamate 5-kinase, with protein MQKRIVVKIGSSSLTGSRGGLNREAIAYFAGELAELYRRGVQPLLVTSGAVAAGFRAIGYPERPRKLHEKQASAAVGQALLMRAYQEALAGHGHVAAQILLTRTDFHSRKRIGSAVMTIEELLERGILPIFNENDTVSVDELKFGDNDTLSALVANLVKAERLVILTDTDGLYSADPRQDPNAIKYEAIGEISDDIYRMAGGSGSSVGTGGMRSKLDAARIATRGGVPVFVGRATETGDLADAAEGRGRGTHFTTTLSSMSVKKQWLGYLSRPLGALIVDAGAKRALAEEGRSLLPVGITAVEGQFHAGDVVEVRGPGGDVVGRGVVNYDMEDLQRVCGWPGPRVLETLNGLHRLEAIHRDEWISLG; from the coding sequence ATGCAAAAACGGATCGTAGTCAAAATAGGCAGCAGTTCGCTGACGGGAAGCCGGGGCGGATTGAACCGCGAAGCGATTGCGTACTTCGCCGGCGAACTGGCGGAACTGTACCGGCGCGGCGTTCAGCCGCTGCTCGTTACGTCCGGAGCGGTCGCGGCCGGCTTCCGGGCGATCGGCTATCCCGAGCGGCCCAGGAAGCTGCACGAAAAGCAGGCTTCGGCCGCCGTCGGGCAGGCGCTGCTCATGCGCGCTTACCAGGAAGCGCTGGCCGGGCACGGCCACGTGGCGGCCCAAATCCTGCTGACGCGCACCGATTTTCACAGCCGCAAACGGATCGGCAGCGCGGTCATGACGATCGAGGAACTGCTGGAACGTGGCATTCTGCCGATCTTCAACGAAAACGACACGGTCTCGGTCGACGAACTGAAATTCGGCGACAACGATACGCTGTCCGCGCTCGTCGCCAATCTGGTCAAAGCGGAGCGGCTCGTGATCCTGACCGATACGGACGGTTTGTACAGCGCCGATCCGCGGCAGGACCCGAACGCGATCAAATACGAGGCGATCGGCGAAATCAGCGACGATATTTACCGCATGGCCGGAGGCAGCGGAAGCAGCGTCGGCACCGGCGGCATGCGGTCCAAGCTCGACGCGGCGCGGATCGCCACGCGCGGAGGCGTGCCGGTATTCGTCGGCCGCGCCACCGAAACCGGCGATCTGGCGGACGCGGCGGAAGGCCGCGGCCGCGGCACGCATTTCACGACGACGCTCTCTTCCATGTCCGTCAAAAAGCAGTGGCTCGGGTATTTGTCCCGGCCGCTCGGCGCGCTGATCGTCGACGCCGGCGCCAAGCGCGCGCTCGCCGAAGAAGGCCGCAGCCTGCTGCCGGTCGGCATCACCGCTGTCGAAGGGCAGTTCCACGCGGGCGACGTCGTCGAAGTGCGCGGCCCAGGCGGCGACGTCGTCGGACGCGGCGTCGTCAACTACGATATGGAAGACCTGCAGCGCGTCTGCGGGTGGCCGGGACCGCGGGTGCTGGAGACGCTGAACGGCCTGCACCGGCTCGAAGCGATCCATCGCGACGAATGGATCTCGCTCGGCTGA
- the leuC gene encoding 3-isopropylmalate dehydratase large subunit produces the protein MSKKTMYEKIWDNHVIHQEEGKPAIIYIDLHLVHEVTSPQAFEGLRLSNRPVRRPDRTFATMDHNVPTTDRFNIKDPISKQQIDTLSQNCKDFGVKLFDLDTIDQGVVHVMGPELGLTHPGKTIVCGDSHTSTHGAFGALSFGIGTSEVEHVLATQCLQQGKSKTMEVRFVGSRKPGVTAKDMILGVIAKYGTDFATGYVLEYTGESIRSLTMEERMTVCNMSIEGGARAGLIAPDETTFEHIRGRQYAPQGEAFETAVADWKQLVTDEGAQYDRVVEFDVDSLIPQVTWGTSPGMGADIDSVVPNPADFTTENERRAAEKALEYMDLVPGTRMSDIPIDYVFIGSCTNGRIEDLRAAAEIAKGYKVADQVTAIVVPGSGRVKLQAEEEGLDVVFREAGFEWREAGCSMCLAMNPDVLQPGQRCASTSNRNFEGRQGRGGRTHLVSPAMAAAAAIEGHFTDVRDWTFKTEVVS, from the coding sequence ATGAGTAAAAAAACGATGTACGAAAAGATTTGGGACAATCACGTTATTCATCAAGAAGAAGGCAAGCCGGCCATCATCTATATCGATCTTCATTTGGTCCACGAAGTCACGTCGCCGCAGGCGTTCGAAGGTTTGCGCCTGAGCAACCGCCCAGTCCGCCGTCCGGACCGCACGTTCGCGACGATGGACCACAACGTGCCGACGACCGACCGTTTCAATATCAAAGACCCGATCTCCAAGCAGCAGATTGACACACTGTCGCAAAACTGCAAAGACTTCGGCGTCAAACTGTTCGACCTCGACACGATCGACCAGGGCGTCGTACACGTCATGGGACCGGAGCTGGGCCTGACCCATCCGGGCAAAACGATCGTCTGCGGCGACAGCCACACGTCCACGCACGGCGCGTTCGGCGCGTTGTCGTTCGGTATCGGCACGAGCGAAGTGGAGCACGTGCTCGCTACCCAATGTTTGCAGCAGGGCAAGTCCAAGACGATGGAAGTACGCTTCGTCGGCAGCCGCAAGCCGGGCGTCACGGCCAAGGACATGATTCTGGGCGTTATCGCCAAGTACGGCACGGACTTCGCGACGGGCTACGTGCTGGAATATACGGGCGAGTCGATCCGCAGCCTGACGATGGAAGAGCGCATGACGGTCTGCAACATGTCGATCGAAGGCGGAGCGAGAGCGGGACTGATCGCGCCGGACGAGACGACGTTTGAGCATATCCGCGGACGCCAGTACGCGCCGCAGGGCGAAGCGTTCGAGACGGCGGTCGCCGATTGGAAGCAGCTCGTGACGGACGAAGGCGCGCAGTATGACCGCGTCGTCGAATTCGACGTCGATTCCCTCATTCCGCAGGTGACCTGGGGCACAAGCCCGGGCATGGGCGCGGACATCGATTCGGTCGTGCCGAATCCGGCCGACTTTACGACGGAGAACGAACGCCGGGCCGCTGAAAAAGCGCTGGAATATATGGACCTCGTGCCGGGTACGCGCATGTCCGATATTCCGATCGACTACGTGTTTATCGGTTCCTGCACGAACGGCCGTATCGAAGATCTGCGCGCCGCCGCCGAGATCGCCAAAGGCTACAAAGTCGCGGACCAGGTCACGGCGATCGTCGTCCCGGGTTCGGGCCGCGTCAAGCTGCAGGCCGAAGAAGAAGGATTGGACGTCGTTTTCCGCGAAGCGGGCTTCGAATGGCGCGAAGCGGGCTGCAGCATGTGCCTGGCGATGAATCCGGACGTGCTTCAGCCGGGGCAGCGCTGCGCTTCGACTTCG